In Corynebacterium aquilae DSM 44791, the genomic stretch TTAAGCCGGTTGGTTGGCACCTTGGCAGCCGTTGTATGCAGGATTTTTTCTCTAATCGCCACACAGAATCGTTGTGATGTGGAACACTAGGAAGCTATGAACGCTTCACACACTTCTGCACAGACCACCGGGGACCAGTTCGTCAACGTGTCGGTCCGGAACACCACCGGATGCATCGAGCTGAATCGCCCCAAGGCGCTGAACTCTTTGAACCACGACATGATTAACACGATCGCCGAGGCCATCGAAGGGTGGCGCGATGACGACTCGGTTCACCGGGTCGTGATCTTCTCCTCCACGGAGCGAGCCTTCTGCGCCGGCGGTGATGTTCGATCCGTGCGCGACGCCGGGGTCGAGGGGGATTTCGCCGCGGGAGACCAGCTCTTTGTTGACGAGTACGTGATGAACAACGATCTGGGCCAGTTCCCCAAGCCCATCGTGTCCGTCATCAACGGTGTCGCCATGGGTGGTGGCTTGGGCGTGAGCTGCCACGGCTCCCACCGAGTGATCACCGAGCGAGCCTTTGCGGCAATGCCGGAAATGGCCATCGGCTTCATCCCGGATGTGGGCATGACCTACATGATGGAGCACATGGTCGGCACCCGCGGCAAGCCCTCGCGGGCACTAGCGGTGTTCCTCGGGGTGACCGGCTGGCGCCTGAGCCCGGCGGACATGATCTGGTCGGGCATGGCCACCCACCACATCGACTCGGCCAACACCGAGGAGTTCATCCAGGTCACCATCGAGGAATCCCTGGATGAGGCCCTGGAGCGCTTCGCCACCGAGCCGGCAGAACAATCCAAGCTGGCGGGTCTCATCGACGATATTGAGGCCACCTTCAACAAGGAGACTTGGGCGGAGATCCAGCAGGCGCTGGAAGATCACGGCAATGAGGAGTTCAAAAACCTCGTCTACGAGCACATCGAGAAGTCCTCGCCGACCTCGGTGGTGGCCGCGGTGGAGCTGTTTGCCGCGAACCTGACCGCCACCACTTTGCGCCACGCTCTCGACAACGAGCTGGCGTTGGGTAACTACCTGCGCCGTGGCCACGACTTCCCGGAGGGCGTGCGCGCGGTGCTGATCGATAAGGATCGCAACCCGAACTTTGAGCCTAAGAACTTCGAGGATGTCGACGTGGAAGCTATTCGTGGTGTGCTTAAGCGCGACTCCTAGAAGGCAAGCACACGTGTCGCGCTGAGACGCTGTTGGTGCGTGTGATTGCAGTTCGGCCCCCGATCCACCTGCTCGGGGGCCATATTTTTGTGGGTTGTGAGCGGCGTGCGGGTGGATGGCGTCACAGCCCCTGCGTATCACTCGTTAGGGGGAGTAGTTTGGGGGTATGGGCACCGCACACAACTCCGGTACTGACGGCGCAGGGCGCCGCGGTTCCCGTGCGCCGAAATGCCCGATTCGCTATGGCTTTCCCTGCACTGCGTGTCAGCCGGGCGCATCGGGGCCACAGGATTGCCAGCTGGTGATGCTGGTGCGCGAAGACCCGGAGCTCAAAGAGCTGATGAAGGAAATGATCGCCAAGCACCGTCAAAACTAGTGAGCTTTGCTCATGCCGGTATGTCTAGGTTGAGCGTGGAAGAGTGTTCTTATTGACGGTTTCGGGATCGCATCGGTGTCGGCATTGCCGTGGGGGTACTGCGCCACTAGGGGGCGGCAGTGCAGGTGGCTGCACATTATCTGCAGGAAAACCGACGATAGGATCGTCCAGTTATGCTTCGCGATGGTGGTGTGTTTAAGGCATAAAAATGCCCACCGGCTTCCGTGTATGCGAAGCGGGTGGGCATTTTCAGGTGTTAGTGGGTTTTGGCGCTGTTTTGGGTTTTCAGCCAGGTGAAAAAGCCCCACAGCACGAAGCCTGCGTAGAAGATGTACAACGCGGCCGAGGGGTAGTAGCCGGCCATGAGTAGCAGCGGCACGCCGACGATATCGACGCCGATCCAGATGAGCCAGAATTCGGTCC encodes the following:
- a CDS encoding enoyl-CoA hydratase/isomerase family protein; translated protein: MNASHTSAQTTGDQFVNVSVRNTTGCIELNRPKALNSLNHDMINTIAEAIEGWRDDDSVHRVVIFSSTERAFCAGGDVRSVRDAGVEGDFAAGDQLFVDEYVMNNDLGQFPKPIVSVINGVAMGGGLGVSCHGSHRVITERAFAAMPEMAIGFIPDVGMTYMMEHMVGTRGKPSRALAVFLGVTGWRLSPADMIWSGMATHHIDSANTEEFIQVTIEESLDEALERFATEPAEQSKLAGLIDDIEATFNKETWAEIQQALEDHGNEEFKNLVYEHIEKSSPTSVVAAVELFAANLTATTLRHALDNELALGNYLRRGHDFPEGVRAVLIDKDRNPNFEPKNFEDVDVEAIRGVLKRDS
- a CDS encoding DUF6767 domain-containing protein — protein: MGTAHNSGTDGAGRRGSRAPKCPIRYGFPCTACQPGASGPQDCQLVMLVREDPELKELMKEMIAKHRQN